The following coding sequences lie in one Salvelinus fontinalis isolate EN_2023a chromosome 21, ASM2944872v1, whole genome shotgun sequence genomic window:
- the fut7 gene encoding alpha-(1,3)-fucosyltransferase 7, protein MDSTSFCLRLFLLIICLAPLLFFLVGQGSDGGWGPNSDRSHNITILLWHWPFGPSYNLEGDVCWNQYRIPDCRLVDQRALYPSADLVVFHHRELMNGQERLPLHLHRPRHQKWVWLSLESPDNSRYLKPFNNVFNWTMSYHHDADITMPYGKLLPKDCDTGNDSSTEDIIPKNKSILACWVVSHHEPQHRRSLVYKSLKRSIPVEVYGRLRGRVLASSDLLPTISSCYFYLSFENSISKDYITEKLWRNAYQAGAVPVVLGPPPDDYIAVAPPNSFIHVEDFPSTKELGNYLRQLQLDKERYAGYFAWRHSYQVKVYTDWRERLCSICPQYHSLPAQKVYHDLEAWVRK, encoded by the coding sequence ATGGACTCCACCTCATTTTGCCTCAGGctcttcctcctcatcatctGCCTGGCCCCTCTACTGTTCTTTCTGGTGGGACAGGGGAGTGATGGTGGATGGGGTCCAAACTCTGACAGAAGCCACAACATCACCATCCTGCTGTGGCACTGGCCCTTTGGCCCCTCCTACAATTTGGAGGGAGACGTGTGCTGGAACCAGTACCGTATCCCTGACTGCCGCCTGGTGGACCAGCGCGCTCTCTACCCCAGTGCTGACCTGGTGGTCTTCCACCACAGAGAGCTGATGAACGGCCAGGAGCGGctgcccctccacctccaccGGCCGAGGCACCAGAAGTGGGTCTGGCTCTCTCTGGAGTCCCCTGACAACAGCAGATACCTGAAGCCCTTCAATAACGTGTTCAACTGGACCATGTCCTACCACCACGATGCTGATATCACCATGCCCTATGGTAAGCTGCTGCCGAAGGACTGTGATACTGGTAATGATAGCAGCACAGAAGACATCATTCCCAAAAATAAGTCCATTCTGGCCTGCTGGGTTGTTAGTCACCATGAGCCTCAGCACAGAAGGAGCTTGGTGTACAAGAGCCTGAAAAGAAGCATCCCAGTGGAGGTGTATGGTCGCTTGAGAGGGAGGGTTTTGGCCTCCAGCGACCTGCTGCCCACCATCTCAAGCTGCTACTTCTACCTGTCCTTCGAGAACTCAATCTCCAAGGATTACATCACTGAGAAGCTCTGGCGGAACGCTTACCAGGCAGGGGCAGTGCCTGTGGTTCTGGGTCCACCGCCAGATGACTACATAGCCGTGGCTCCGCCAAACTCCTTCATCCACGTTGAGGACTTTCCATCCACCAAGGAGCTGGGGAACTATCTCCGCCAGCTGCAACTGGACAAGGAGAGATATGCTGGATACTTTGCGTGGCGGCATAGCTATCAGGTGAAAGTGTATACAGACTGGAGGGAGAGGCTGTGTAGCATCTGCCCCCAGTATCACAGCCTGCCTGCTCAGAAGGTTTACCATGACCTGGAAGCCTGGGTCAGGAAGTGA
- the LOC129819112 gene encoding chloride intracellular channel protein 4-like, translated as MAEDSKIELFIKASDDGESVGNCPFCQRLFMILWLKGANFTLTTVDMKRAPEVLKDLALGSQPPFLIFGGEVRTDTNKIEEFLEEALAPPQYPKLCCRYKESNGAGDDIFHKFSAYIKNPNPGLNDMLEKKFLKSLMKLDQYLLTPLLHELDQNPDVPKSSRHYLDGNSLSLADCNLLPKLNIVKVVCRKYRDFEIPVALPGLTRYLTKAYQQDEFRYTCPKDSEILLAYHSVAKYLNK; from the exons ATGGCTGAAGactccaagattgaactcttcatCAAG GCCAGTGATGATGGGGAGAGTGTGGGGAACTGTCCCTTCTGTCAGCGACTCTTTATGATCCTCTGGCTGAAAGGGGCCAACTTCACCCTCACCACAGTAGACATGAAAAG GGCTCCAGAAGTGCTGAAGGACCTTGCCCTAGGCTCTCAGCCCCCGTTCCTCATCTTCGGCGGGGAGGTGCGCACAGACACCAACAAGATCGAGGAGTTCCTAGAGGAGGCACTGGCTCCGCCACA GTACCCCAAGCTCTGCTGTCGCTACAAGGAGTCCAACGGTGCTGGAGATGACATCTTCCACAAGTTTTCTGCATACATCAAGAACCCTAACCCTGGACTCAACGATA TGCTTGAGAAGAAGTTTCTGAAGAGCCTGATGAAGTTGGATCAGTACCTGCTGACGCCACTCCTACACGAGCTGGACCAAAACCCAGACGTCCCCAAGTCATCACGGCACTATCTGGATGGGAACTCCCTCAGTCTGGCTGACTGCAACCTGCTGCCCAAGCTCAACATAGTCAAG GTGGTGTGTAGGAAGTACCGTGACTTTGAGATCCCTGTGGCTCTGCCCGGTCTGACccgctacctgaccaaggccTACCAGCAGGACGAGTTCCGCTATACCTGCCCCAAGGATTCTGAGATCCTACTGGCCTACCACTCGGTGGCCAAATACCTCAACAAGTAG
- the LOC129818358 gene encoding POU domain, class 5, transcription factor 1-like gives MSERSQSPISDCNSRPDDFSRPMYAQALGQETFGGTSLQIPHGVLQHHSLLFNKTAYNGLPPTPQTFFQFPPSGGDYRASDLQAGDFCQPKHWYPIAAPEYTGQVPRVAVTTQATNLSPPIAEAREQIKMPDIKIEKDVNDEYEVKSQQYPTPSSAVAHGVYYSTPWNPSFWPGLPHITAASSNTQSLNSIPSTSSSTSPSLSPSPPSNGLPGITFNGCASQGAQAQTQSNGSSSGGCSDSEEEENPSTEELEQFAKELKHTRITLGFTQADVGMALGNLYGKMFSQTTICRFEALQLSFKNMCKLKPLLRRWLNEAETSDNPQDMYKIERVFVDTRKRKRRTSLEGSVRTALESYFVKCPKPNTQEITHIADDLCLERDVVRVWFCNRRQKGKRLALPFDEECEGQYYEQSPPPPHMTHSPLPGQGYHLSSHTGAPTFYMPPLQRPDVFKQALHPGLVGHLTS, from the exons ATGTCGGAGCGATCTCAGAGCCCTATTTCGGATTGCAACAGCCGGCCGGATGACTTCAGCCGACCCATGTACGCCCAGGCCTTGGGTCAAGAGACGTTTGGCGGCACGTCGCTCCAGATCCCTCACGGCGTTCTACAGCACCACAGTCTTCTATTCAACAAGACTGCATACAATGGGTTGCCCCCAACACCTCAAACCTTTTTTCAATTCCCACCGTCCGGTGGTGACTATAGGGCCTCCGATTTACAAGCCGGTGACTTTTGCCAACCCAAACACTGGTATCCCATCGCCGCTCCCGAATACACCGGCCAAGTACCGAGGGTTGCAGTGACTACGCAGGCCACAAACCTGAGCCCACCCATTGCCGAAGCCAGGGAACAAATCAAAATGCCTGATATAAAGATTGAGAAGGATGTCAATGACGAGTATGAGGTAAAGAGTCAACAGTATCCAACTCCGTCGTCCGCTGTGGCTCATGGGGTTTACTACTCGACCCCATGGAACCCCTCGTTTTGGCCCGGTCTTCCCCACATCACTGCTGCGAGTTCCAATACTCAAAGCCTCAACTCCATACCCTCAACATCGTCTTCAACATCCCCATCGCTCTCGCCGTCACCCCCCAGCAATGGGTTACCCGGGATCACGTTCAACGGGTGCGCAAGCCAAGGTGCCCAAGCGCAAACCCAGAGCAATGGATCCTCCAGCGGTGGGTGCAGCGACTCCGAGGAAGAG GAGAACCCTTCAACTGAGGAGCTGGAACAGTTCGCCAAGGAGCTGAAGCACACGCGTATAACACTGGGTTTCACACAAGCAGATGTAGGAATGGCTCTAGGCAATCTTTATG GCAAGATGTTCAGCCAGACTACAATCTGTCGTTTCGAAGCCCTCCAGCTCAGCTTCAAGAATATGTGCAAACTGAAGCCCCTGCTTCGGAGATGGCTGAATGAGGCTGAGACCTCTGACAACCCCCAGGAT ATGTACAAGATCGAGCGGGTGTttgtggacaccaggaagaggAAGCGGCGGACCAGTCTGGAGGGTTCGGTGCGCACGGCTCTAGAGTCCTACTTTGTCAAGTGCCCCAAGCCCAACACTCAGGAGATCACACACATTGCAGACGACCTGTGTCTGGAGAGAGAT GTGGTGCGTGTGTGGTTCTGTAACCGCAGACAGAAGGGCAAGCGCCTGGCCCTCCCTTTCGATGAGGAGTGTGAAGGACAGTACTACGAGCAGAGCCCACCTCCCCCGCACATGACCCACTCCCCCCTCCCTGGGCAGGGGTACCACCTATCCAGCCACACCGGGGCCCCCACTTTCTACATGCCCCCCCTCCAGAGGCCAGATGTCTTTAAGCAGGCCCTGCACCCTGGACTGGTGGGTCACCTGACCAGCTAA